The segment ATAACGACCGCTTCTTTGATGCAGACTGGATGAAAAGGATTCAGGTCGTTCCTGCAGTTAACGTAAAAGAACTGGAAAAAGGATTTGAAATCGAAATGGCCGTTCCTGGAATGACCAAAAAAGATTTCCACATTAACATTGAAAACGGTGTGTTGAACATCTTCACCGAAAAGAAAGAAGAAAAAGAGGTGAAGGAGGAAAACTACACCCGTAAAGAATTTAACTACACCAATTTCACACGCTCCTTTAACCTGCCTGAAAATGTTAATCCTGACCGGATTGAAGCCAGGTATGAAGACGGGTTGCTCAGGATTATGATTGCCAAAAAAG is part of the Cyclobacteriaceae bacterium genome and harbors:
- a CDS encoding Hsp20/alpha crystallin family protein, encoding MTLLKSPVLPNLFTDKWLSDFFDNDRFFDADWMKRIQVVPAVNVKELEKGFEIEMAVPGMTKKDFHINIENGVLNIFTEKKEEKEVKEENYTRKEFNYTNFTRSFNLPENVNPDRIEARYEDGLLRIMIAKKALTPDKPMKTIEVK